The sequence TGGTGGGCTTTTCGCAACTCGCGCAATCGTTTATTCAGCTCAACCATAAGCATACCCTTCCTGCATGTTCGCAATAATTTACTCAGCCATTCAGTAAAGTTGCACTCTTTTTTATTGTGTCATTCTATTGACTGCCAATTATTTGTTGGGTAAACTAAGACTACAACATGTTGGGGAGTGATCACATTGTGCAAAAGGGATCAATTAATTTCCTTACGAAAAAGCAGAAACTGGTCTCAACAAAAAGTAGTTAGTCTATTGAAGAGAAGATACGACATCATCATCACGGAAAGTTATTATGGGATGATTGAACAAGGGTCTAGGCTTCCGAGTTTGTATGTGGCCCTTGCCATTTCCGATTTGTTTAAGGCTGAGCCGTCTGCGTTGTTTGGTGCCCCTAAGCGCAAACGTGAAATCCATTCTTAGGGACAATTGGTTCGATAAAAGGAAGCGATAATCCTCTAGATAAGCGGAAAATTATATAGGAGAAGCGGCCATGTGCAGGTGAGGAGCATCGTTTGATTGGGAGGCATAAAAGCATGTTTTCATTGATAGGATGATAAAAAGGGAACGAAAAACTGGCTATGGAAAAAAGAGTAACGCCCCTTCTTAGGACGATGTGATATTCCTCCTGTCTATGGAGCGGTGCTTGCTCCGCAAAACAGCTCGGCAAAGGACAAGAAAGCCGTATTTACAGCCCACTTTTAACGGCTTAAGGGAGAGGGAAAGCCATGGATGAAGAACAAAAAAGAATGCTGGGGCAGTTGCTAGTCTTTGGTTTTCATGGAACAACAGCGACGCCGGAAATAAAGGCGCTGATCTGTGACCATTATGTCGGCAACATCATTTTGTTTAGTCGTAACATTGAAACGCCTGAACAGTTGCTATCCTTAACGAGCGATTTACAAAAAGCAGCAAAGGAAGCTGGTCACGAGCGCCCGTTGGCGATTTGTGTCGACCAAGAAAACGGAACGGTACGCCGCCTAAGCACAGGCGTAACAGCGCTCCCAGGGGCGATGCTTCTAGGAGCAACGAATAAACGCCGCTATGCATCCGTTGTTGGACAGTTGACAGCGAAAGAGCTTCGCGCTGTAGGCGTTAACTGGAACTTAGCCCCAGTTGCTGATGTGAACAATAATTCGAACAACCCAGTGATCGGCGTCCGTTCATTTGGCGAGGACCCAGGCAAAGTCGGCGAATACGCGGAGGAAATGATGAATGGCTTGCAGGCAGAGGGCGTCATCGCTACACTGAAGCATTTTCCAGGCCACGGTGATACGGTCGTTGACTCTCACCATGCAATGCCGACCATTCCCCATGGCTTAAAACGCCTTCGACAAGTGGAACTTATGCCTTTTAAAGCGTGTATAAAAGCAGGTGCAGAAGCGATCATGAGCGCTCATATCCATTTCCCCGCACTGGAGACGGAGCCAGTGCCTGCGACGATGTCATATAAAGTAATGACGGAACTTTTACGGCACGAACTAGGCTATTCAGGCGTATTGATGACAGACTGCTTAGAAATGGAGGCGATTGCCGGGACAATTGGCACCGCCCAGGGCGCTGTGGCCGCATTGCTCGCAGGTGCAGATATGCTTGTTGTCTCTCACAGCGAAAGCCGGCAACGCGCTGCAATCGCTGCGTTGGAAGCTGCATTTGCCGAAGCGCGATTTGACCAAAAACGGCTGGACATGTCGTTTCAACGCATTGATGCCTTAAAAGCAAAGTATTTGTCTTGGGATAGGCTACCGCGGCGAGAGGAGTTGAAGAACGTCGGATCAACGTTTCGGCAAAGCAAGGCAAACGCCATTTATGCTGACGGGGTGACGGCATTTGGCGGGAGAAAGCTATCCCCTCATCAACCATTATTGGTATTTTATGGGAAAGTTCAGCATAGAACACCTGCAGAAGAAAGACAGGATGAAGATCATCCACTTGTAGAGGCGCTCTACAAACAAGCGGCAATGGCAAAAGCAATCGCATTTGACGCTGATAGCCAAAATTGGGAGAGCTGTTTAGCTGAGGCAGATCTTTATGGGCAAATTATTGTCGCCACGTCGAATATTGCCCAAGCGCCCTACCAGCAACGATTCATTCACGCATTAATGGCGAAAGGGCACAAGCCGATTATTATGGCAACGCAAAACCCTTATGACTATCGCTTTGTGTCCAACTCGTTAACGTTTGTGGCCACCTATGAGCCTACAGAGCCAGCAGTTGCAGCAGCTTTAGCATACTTATTTGGCCAGGGCGAGGCAAATGGCCGCTTTCCTGTATCGGTAAATGAGGACGGGAGGTGATGGCTTCGTCATAAATAAGTCTAATTTCGGTTTTAAGGGGGAAAACATATGAAAAAATCGCTGCTCTACACGGCGGCAGCAAGTGTTTTACTTGTTCCGCTAGCCGCTTGCAACAGCGCAGAAACAGGAAATGACGGGAACGGAGGCAATTCAACCGACACAGTCACAGTCTGGACATACCCAGTACATGAAGAGTATGAAAGCGAATTGAAAGAGTCAATAGCCGAGTTTGAAGATGCCAATCCTGATATAAAAATTGAGTATGAAATCCTTTCCTGGGCAGAAGGAGAGCAAAAGTTTGATATTGCTTTAAATACGGGGAGCCCGCCTGACTTGTATTTCGGCAAAGCGCTCGGAAAATACAAAGAAACACAGCTCTTAGTGGAGCTGGACGATAAACTAAATATTGATTTAGCTGACTATGATGATGTTGCACTCGACCATATGCGGATTGAAGGTTCTTTGTACGGCCTTCCTCTCTATCAGTATCTTCATGTATGGGGAGGGAATAAAGCGCTGTTAGAGGAATACGGAATTGATTATGAGAAGATTCAGAATGAAGGATGGACATGGGATGAATTTTATGAGCTTGCTAACATCGGCGAGCAAACGAACGACAATGGCGACCGCCAATATGGATTTGTATTCCAAGGCGTTGATGAGGAACTTCTTGACCATCTTGCCCGCAACAATGGCCTTCCTTACCGGATGACGGAGGACGGAATCGCTTGGACAGATGAGCGGATTTTAGAAGCGATGGAGTTTATTATCAAGCTTCGTGAAGAAGGCATCATGCCAAATGAAACGGCAGCAATTGACGCGGCGAAACGGAATGAAATGTTTTATAATCACCAAGCGCTCATTTATGGCAGGGCTATCCCTTATTCTGAACCAAGTGCAGAGAAGCGCAACGAAGATATCCGAAACGGCGACATTGACGGCGAGGAAATAGAATTTGTCTTATTGCCTACACCCCATAATGAAGGACAGGAAGAAGTTGCCCGAGGCGGGGCAGAAGGCTATTTGCTGTTTACGCAAAAAGGCGCAACGGAAGAGCATATTGGAAACAGTGTCAAAGTGCTGGAACATTTAGCTGGAGCTGATGCGATCGGGCAAGCGTCTTCTGCGCTCGCTTTGCCGATCGTTCATAAACAAGCAGCCGCTGATTACGATTTGCCTCTTTCTGAACTGAATGAACGGGCTGCCCAACGTTTAGCAGGCAAAGTCTTGCCGCCTAACAACATCAACAGCGAGCTAGCGGCCAAAGATGATATGTTTAATACGCAAGTCGTTGTACCGACATTCCAGGCGTTAATGAATGGTGAAACAACGCCTGAACAAGCGCTGGAAAAATTTAAAACAGAGGCCGAATCAGCCCAATTCAAACCTTAAAGCATCAGGCTGAAAGAGGGGGACTCCCCCTCTTTTAAGGAAAGGAGAAAAATCCATGGCTACGACGATTCAGTCGCCTTCGAAATGGCGTTTGTTTTTTCGTGATTACGGCTGGTGCTATTTGTTTATTACTGTGCCGATTCTCGTATTTTTGCTGTTTACGCTCATTCCCGTCATTTACGCATTTATTATGAGCTTTCAACAATACCATGTAATGGGTTCTACCTTTATCGGCTTGGACAATTATAAAACGATGATCAATGATGACGTATTTTGGAAGTCAATGCGCAATACATTTATTTTTACAGTTGCGACTGTGCCTGTCAGTGTCGCGATCACATTAGTGCTAGCTGTTTTGATTTTCCCACGTGGCAAAAAAATGCAAACTTTTTTTAAAGCGTCTCTTTACTTGCCAACAGTCGCTTCAGGCGTGACGATGGCGCTCGTATGGTTTTGGATTTATGACCCGACGAATATGGGACTCGTGAATATGATACTCGGCCTCT is a genomic window of Shouchella clausii containing:
- a CDS encoding helix-turn-helix transcriptional regulator, with product MITLCKRDQLISLRKSRNWSQQKVVSLLKRRYDIIITESYYGMIEQGSRLPSLYVALAISDLFKAEPSALFGAPKRKREIHS
- the nagZ gene encoding beta-N-acetylhexosaminidase; translated protein: MDEEQKRMLGQLLVFGFHGTTATPEIKALICDHYVGNIILFSRNIETPEQLLSLTSDLQKAAKEAGHERPLAICVDQENGTVRRLSTGVTALPGAMLLGATNKRRYASVVGQLTAKELRAVGVNWNLAPVADVNNNSNNPVIGVRSFGEDPGKVGEYAEEMMNGLQAEGVIATLKHFPGHGDTVVDSHHAMPTIPHGLKRLRQVELMPFKACIKAGAEAIMSAHIHFPALETEPVPATMSYKVMTELLRHELGYSGVLMTDCLEMEAIAGTIGTAQGAVAALLAGADMLVVSHSESRQRAAIAALEAAFAEARFDQKRLDMSFQRIDALKAKYLSWDRLPRREELKNVGSTFRQSKANAIYADGVTAFGGRKLSPHQPLLVFYGKVQHRTPAEERQDEDHPLVEALYKQAAMAKAIAFDADSQNWESCLAEADLYGQIIVATSNIAQAPYQQRFIHALMAKGHKPIIMATQNPYDYRFVSNSLTFVATYEPTEPAVAAALAYLFGQGEANGRFPVSVNEDGR
- a CDS encoding ABC transporter substrate-binding protein translates to MKKSLLYTAAASVLLVPLAACNSAETGNDGNGGNSTDTVTVWTYPVHEEYESELKESIAEFEDANPDIKIEYEILSWAEGEQKFDIALNTGSPPDLYFGKALGKYKETQLLVELDDKLNIDLADYDDVALDHMRIEGSLYGLPLYQYLHVWGGNKALLEEYGIDYEKIQNEGWTWDEFYELANIGEQTNDNGDRQYGFVFQGVDEELLDHLARNNGLPYRMTEDGIAWTDERILEAMEFIIKLREEGIMPNETAAIDAAKRNEMFYNHQALIYGRAIPYSEPSAEKRNEDIRNGDIDGEEIEFVLLPTPHNEGQEEVARGGAEGYLLFTQKGATEEHIGNSVKVLEHLAGADAIGQASSALALPIVHKQAAADYDLPLSELNERAAQRLAGKVLPPNNINSELAAKDDMFNTQVVVPTFQALMNGETTPEQALEKFKTEAESAQFKP